Within Sander vitreus isolate 19-12246 chromosome 23, sanVit1, whole genome shotgun sequence, the genomic segment acagacacacacacagacacacacacacacacacacacagacacacacacacacacacgactgacAAGTGGATGAAAACCTAGCCTGTGAGATGAGTCTTACCGGCACACGGCAGAGAGTAGCCAATCACAGGGTCGTACACAAACTGTCGCTCGTTCAGTCGAGTCTGACAGTAACCACGGAAACAGTCGAGACAGATCACATGACGCTCCAAACACTGGAACACCACCACCACGtcactgacagagagacagacaggcaggcagacagacagacaggcagatagacagacaggcagagagagagagagagttagggttgtgtgtgtgtgtgtgtgtgtttgtgtgtgtgtgtgtgtgtgttacatgatGTCGGTGCAGGCGATACAGGGGACGTGTCTGCTGTTGGTCATGATGAGGTCGAGGGCCACAGAGAGGTCGTCATCAGAGGTTGGGTGGGACGCACACTTCATGTAgaactcctacacacacacacacacacacacacacacacacacacacacagacacacacacacacacacacacacacacacaaatacaccaacacacacaacacacacacacacacagacacagacacacacacacacaaatacaccaacacacacacacacacacagacacacacagacacacacagatacttcGTCAGTACTATCATGTACTCTAAATAGTAAGTACCAAAGGGTGCGATTTGAGCGAGACCCATCAAACAGAGCTCTGACGGCCATATTGCACAGACGCCCTGCCCTCTTACCGCTTCGTTGCCTTGACAACCGTGTGATTGACACACGCCGTGGATCCGACCTCGGAGGACGACGTCGTCCCAACAGGACGGACCCTGAGAGACGGAGACACGGAATATTTATTAGGTTTCATGTACAGATGATTGATCAGCACATATATTAATGATCTGATGTGGAGCGCgttaatgttctgtgtgtgtgtgtgtgtgtgtgtgtgtgtgtgtgtgtgtgtgtgtgtgtgtgtgtgtgtgtgtctctgtgtgcgtgtgtgtgtgtgtgtgtgtgtgtgtgtttgtgtatgtttgtctctgtgtgtgtgtgtgtgtgtgtgtgtgtgtgtctgtgtgtgtgtgtgtttgtctctgtgtatgtttgtctctgtgtgtgtgtctgtgtgtgtttgtgtttgtctctgtgtgtgtgtgtttgtctctgtgtgtgtttgtctctgtgtgtgtgtgtgtgtgtgtttgtgtttgtctctgtgtgtgagtgtttgtgtctgtgtgtgtgtgtgtgtgtgtgtgtgtgtgtgtgtttgtctctgtgtgtgtgtgtgtgtgtgtgtgtgtgtgtctctgtgtgcgtgtgtgtgtgtgtttgtctgtgtgtgtgtgtgtgtgtgtgtgtgtgtgtgtgtgtgtgtgtgtgtgtgtgtgtgtgtgtgtgtgtgtgtgtctgtgtgtgtgtgtgtgtgtgtgtgtgtgtgtgtgtctgtgtgtgtgtgtgtgtgtgtgtctctgtgtgtgtgtgtgtgtgtgtgtgtgtgtgtgtgtgtgtgtgtctgtgtgtgtgtgtgtttgtctctgtgtgtgtgtgtgtgtgtttgtctctgtgtgtgtgtttgtctctgtgtgtgtgtgtgtgtgtgtgtgtgtgtgtgtgtttgtctctctgtgtgtgtgtgtgtgtgtgtgtgtgtgtgtgtgtgtgtgtgtgtgtgtgtgtgtgtgtgtgtgtgtgtgtgtgtgtgtgtgtgtgtctctctgtgtgtgtgtgtgtgtgtgtgtgtgtgtttgtgtgtctgtgtgtgtgtgtgtgtgtgtgtgtgtgtgtgtgtgtgtgtataccctGCTGAGCGTCAGCGTCGTCTGTCTGCAGCTTCTGCAACGAACTCTCAGTTTCCCTGGCTGGATCGACCTGCAGTGCTTACAGTACACAAAGAAAGTACTGCGGGGACGCATGCCTGGACACAACaagtacacacagtacacacaacaAGTACACACAGTCAGAGAATACTACTGACACACTGAAGGACTCTACACAGTAATACATTCATATATAAGAAAGTATAACTCGTAATATTAAGTTTTTTCTAAAACTTCAGACACCAAGTTGGGGCTGCTTTTACTCACCTTTCAGATGTGCAGCCTCATGAgatcctccctctcctctctctcctctctctcctctctctcctccctctcctccctctcctccctctccttcctctcctctctctcctccctctcctctctctcctctctctcctccctctcctctctctccttcctctcctccctctccctctcctccctctcctccctctcctccctctcctctctctcctccctctcctccctctcctccctctcctccctctcctccctctccctctcctccctctcctccctctccctctcctccctctcctccctctcctccctctcctccctctcctctctctcctccctctcctctctctcctccctctcctctctctcctccctctcctccctctcctctctctcctctctctactccctctcctctctctcctccctctccctcctctctctactccctctcctctctctccttcctctactccctctccctctcctctctctactctctctccctctcctccctctccttcctctcctctctctccctctcctctctgtcctccctgtactccctctcttccctctcctccctcctccctatCCTGCAGGATTTCTGCGAGGccagaggaggggaggaggcgTGAGGAGGAGAGATCCAGCTGGGTCAGACCTCCAtcaggcccccccccccccagacgcTCGTGCAGGAGGCGCAGTGTGGAGGAGGAGCCTGATGGAGGGAGGACGACATGGACGGTGCTATGCTCCGGGAGGTCACAGCCctgagaggaaaagaggaattAGGTATAcctgcagggtgtgtgtgtgtgtgtgcgtgtgtgtgtgtgtgtgtgtgtgtatacttgtagggtgtgtgtgtgtgtgtgtgtgtgtacctgtagggtgtgtgtgtgtgtgtgtgtgtgtgtgtgtgtgtggggtgtgtgtgtgtgtgtgtggtgtgtgtgtgtgtgtgtgtgtgtgtgtgtgtgtgtgtgtgtgtgtacctgtagggtgtgtgtgtgtgtatatacctgtagtgtgtgtgtgtgtatacctgtagggtgtgtgtatgtatacctgtagggtgtgtgtgtctatgtatacctgtagggtgtgtgtgtgtgtgtgtgtgtgtgtgtacatgtaaggtgtgtgtgtacctgtaaggtggtgtgtgtgtgtgtgtgtgtgtgtgtacctgtaaggtgtgtgtgtgtgtgtacctgtagggtgtgtgtgtgtacctgtaaggtgtgtgtgtgtgtgtgtgtatatacctgtagggtgtgtgtgtacctgtaaggtctgtgtgtgtgtacctgtaaagtgtgtgtgtgtacatgtagagtgtgtgtgtgtgtgtgtatacctgtagggtgtgtgtgtgtgtgtgtgtatgtatacatgtaaggtgtgtgtgtgtgtacctgtagggtgtgtgtgtgtgtgtgtgtgtgtgtgtacctgtaaggtgtgtgtacctgtagggtgtgtgtgtgtgtgtacctgtagggtgggtgtgtgtatacctgtagggtgtgtgtgtacctgtgaggtgtgtgtgtgtacctgtaaggtgtgtgtgtacggtgtgtgtgtacctgtaaggtgtgtgtgtgtgtacctgtagggTGTCTGTATACCTGTAGGGTGTGTGTATACCTGTAGGGTTTGTGTATACctgtagggtgtgtgtgtgtgtacctgtagggtgtgtgtgtgtgtgtgtgtacgtgtaaggtgtgtgtacctgtaaggtgtgtgtacctgtagggtgtgtgtgtacctgtaagTTGTGTGTTTGTACCTGTAAGGTGTAGCAGTCTCTCAGCTCCCTCCCAGCAAACAGCACCCTGAGTCTCTGCGCTGAGACTCCCTGCTGCCCCCCCACCACCTCCTTCAGATCAGAGACGCTGGCCCCCCCCTGCAGCTCCACGGGCACAGCCGGCCCGCACTGGTACCGCACAAATactacagatacacacacagagtactgtTACTGCCCGCGCTGGTATCTCACAAAtactacatatacacacagagtaCTGTTACTGCCCGCGCTGGTATCTCACAAAtactacatatacacacagagtaCTGTTACTGCCCGCCCTGGTACCGCACAAAtactacatatacacacagagtaCTGTTACTGCCCTCACTGGTACAGCACAAAtactacatatacacacagagtaCTGTTACTGCCCGCACTGGTACCGCACAAAtactacatatacacacagagtaCTGTTACTGCCCACCCTGGTACCGCACAAAtactacatatacacacagagtaCTGTTACTGCCCTCACTGGTACAGCACAAAtactacatatacacacagagtaCTGTTACTGCCCGCACCGGTACCGCACAAAtactacatatacacacagagtaCTGTTACTGCCCTCACTGGTACCGCACAAATACACAGAGTACTGTTACTGCCCGCACTGGTACCGCACAAAtactacatatacacacagagtaCTGTTACTGCCCGCACTGGTACCGCACAAATACACACGCAGAGTACTGTTACTGCCCTCATTGGTACCTCACAAAtagtacatatacatacagagtACTGGTACCACACAAATACTACATATACTACTCAGTCGTACCACACACAAAGCGAGTAGGCTACTGGTACTGCAGTAATCTGAGTACTGGTACTGCAGTAATCTGAGTACTGGTACTGCCCGCAGTTATACCGCAAAAACACtgcacacgaacacacacagagtgtgtaATGTTTCTCAGTACTCAGTAGGCTATAGTTTAATATAACTCGTTAGAACTCAGTATATTGCAGTAAAACTCGTTAGATCTCAGTATATTGCAGTAACATTCAGTAGTTGTCAGTAGCAGCGAGCAGAACTCACCGATCATCAGTCACTTCGTCCTTCAGTCTCCATTAGTGTTTACAATCTGTCCGCCGCGGTGCAGTCTGGGTACTGTAGTCCCAATACTCGCACACAGTCGTTCCACACATCCACATTAAAACTACAGCGTTCGTCCCGCGGAGTTTACGTCACGGATTGACACCGGAAATGGGGATGTTTATGAATTTTAATaaacttgtgtttttctgtgctgtCTTTGTGTGATAATCTGAGCGGCAGCTGACGGCAGAAACACCGGAACATCCCCGTGTTTCCTCGGATATTACAGTCCTGTGAGAGTGCCCGGATGGCGGAGAGAGCGGACAGCAGCGGAGGGAACGATTCCGTTACCGGACCGACGGTGAGACACGGAGACACACCGGACCCGCTGCACTGCGGGAATGTACATctatatccatatatatatatatatatatatacatatatacagggTATATTTAGGCTACTATCACAGTGCTTATATTCAGGAGTCCTTTCTTTGGTCGGTTAGACCCGCATTATTTACAGGTTCTGTCATTACTTTTTATAgcatcttcacacacacacacacacacacacacacacacacacacacacacacacacacacacagttctacCTCCATCTATGTCGTCGGTGACGTGAATGCTGATGTAACTGATGCCAACTCTTTATCTGGTAATCATGTAATGCAGTTTTGTTCAGACAGTGGATTGATTTGATCTAGTAAGGTACTTTTGCCAAATGATAGTTGTACTTATATCAGCGAGGCCTGGCCCTCTACTTCCTGGCGGGACCACTGCCTTCGTACAGTGGATGCCCATGACTCCATGGATATGATGAAGATTGATTATGATCTGGCTACTACGGACCATATACCCTTTCTCATGGTGCTGAACGCAGGCAATTTGACCGGTGTTGTTGCCTGTGGATAATGGCATTGATGTAGGGAAAATAAATTGGTCAAAACTGTCTAAGAAAGATCttaatatatacagtagctcACAAaggtgagtacacccctcacattttagtaaatatttcattatatcttttaatgggacaaccctgacaaccctaaccctaacccactgGAGAAATGAGTCTTTGattaacatggttttatttcagttagcctaatagctggttagATTg encodes:
- the prkn gene encoding E3 ubiquitin-protein ligase parkin; protein product: MIVFVRYQCGPAVPVELQGGASVSDLKEVVGGQQGVSAQRLRVLFAGRELRDCYTLQGCDLPEHSTVHVVLPPSGSSSTLRLLHERLGGGGPDGGLTQLDLSSSRLLPSSGLAEILQDREEGGEGREGVQGGQRGEGERGEEGEGGEGERVERGEGEGSFSMRPRSTFFVYCKHCRSIQPGKLRVRCRSCRQTTLTLSRGPSCWDDVVLRGRIHGVCQSHGCQGNEAEFYMKCASHPTSDDDLSVALDLIMTNSRHVPCIACTDIIDVVVVFQCLERHVICLDCFRGYCQTRLNERQFVYDPVIGYSLPCAAGCADSLIKELHHFRILGDDQYGRYQQYGAEQCLQLIGGLQCPSAGCGAGLLPSDGGRRVECDRRLGCGFVFCRLCRERYHEGACLTAQAPPTAEAAQGFVSGGLASLRARWEAASLLLVRESTKRCPQCSVPTERDGGCMHMRCPLCQAEWCWLCRVSWNTECMGNHWFG